In Sutterella faecalis, a genomic segment contains:
- the era gene encoding GTPase Era: MTKEMKNPQEVPETQEPAPASENDFEAMLARAGALNSVKVPEGFRCGYVAVVGRPNVGKSTLINALVGEKVSITSKKPQTTRNRVLGVLTTEMAQFIFVDTPGFQTKVKTQLTRRMNRSVRSTLGEVDAIVLLIESSGWRPADLEVLSLIPKDASNVILAISKTDLAKDRNAMLPLMADSMRRFPFASIVPVSAEKHRQLDDLLKEIEKLLPESIPYFDPELYTDKSPRFIAAETIREKAFRLLGDELPYGTAVTIDRWKETEENGERHADIVATLIVDRESHKPIVIGEKGAKLREISRLARADIAEQLGCPVHLEVWVRVRRGWSDDVKALKTLGYD, from the coding sequence ATGACTAAAGAGATGAAGAACCCGCAGGAAGTTCCTGAAACGCAGGAGCCCGCTCCGGCGTCAGAGAACGACTTTGAAGCGATGCTTGCCCGTGCGGGCGCGCTCAATTCCGTGAAGGTTCCCGAAGGCTTTCGCTGCGGCTATGTGGCGGTGGTGGGGCGCCCGAATGTGGGCAAGTCGACCCTGATCAACGCGCTCGTGGGCGAAAAGGTTTCGATCACCTCGAAGAAGCCGCAGACCACCCGCAATCGCGTGCTCGGGGTGCTGACGACCGAGATGGCGCAGTTCATCTTCGTTGATACGCCGGGCTTCCAGACGAAAGTGAAGACTCAGCTTACGCGCCGCATGAACCGCTCCGTTCGCTCGACGCTGGGCGAAGTGGATGCGATCGTGCTCCTGATTGAGTCTTCCGGCTGGCGGCCTGCCGACCTCGAGGTGCTTTCGCTCATTCCGAAGGACGCTTCGAACGTCATTCTCGCCATCAGCAAGACGGATCTTGCGAAGGATAGAAACGCGATGCTTCCGCTCATGGCAGATTCCATGCGGCGCTTCCCCTTCGCTTCCATCGTGCCGGTATCGGCAGAGAAGCACCGTCAGCTCGATGATCTTCTCAAGGAAATCGAGAAGCTTCTTCCGGAGAGCATTCCGTACTTTGACCCCGAGCTCTATACGGACAAGTCCCCGCGCTTCATTGCGGCCGAAACGATTCGCGAGAAGGCTTTCAGGCTGTTGGGCGACGAGCTTCCCTACGGCACGGCGGTCACGATCGACCGCTGGAAGGAAACGGAGGAAAATGGCGAACGTCATGCGGACATCGTCGCTACGCTCATTGTGGATCGCGAGAGCCACAAGCCGATCGTGATCGGCGAAAAGGGAGCGAAGCTCCGTGAAATTTCGCGTCTTGCACGCGCGGACATTGCTGAACAGCTCGGCTGCCCCGTGCACCTTGAAGTCTGGGTGCGCGTGCGCCGCGGCTGGTCCGACGACGTCAAGGCTCTGAAGACGCTCGGCTACGACTGA